A single window of Stigmatopora nigra isolate UIUO_SnigA chromosome 22, RoL_Snig_1.1, whole genome shotgun sequence DNA harbors:
- the LOC144215805 gene encoding cytosolic 5'-nucleotidase 1A-like yields MVSTIANVDVKQKDSSQALVIAISCSAVLEDTDEDDGKDQSLGAALPLLEALQTVNQHLVAANSAESLLFDVLLVTTDERQQQSARIVSSTKHHGLEVSRFCFSGREDFVESLLENQVQLFLTAEPKEAAQALQKGILSALLGHQSWSSPSEQLRVLFCDKDVITTTPANLAPATQRFWSQLGAMRERFGVLDSPVSILVMTAHGGRQRLGDTLVTLRSHGVNADEAHCLAGAPQGPVLDLLRPHFLLGDGDLK; encoded by the exons ATGGTCTCCACCATTGCGAACGTTGACGTGAAGCAG AAAGATTCTAGCCAAGCGCTGGTCATCGCCATCTCATGCTCGGCGGTATTGGAGGACACTGACGAAGATGATGGCAAAGACCAAAGTTTGGGTGCGGCCCTTCCATTGTTGGAG gCCCTGCAGACTGTGAACCAACATCTCGTGGCGGCAAATTCTGCCGAGTCGCTGCTTTTTGATGTGCTTCTGGTAACCACAGACGAGCGTCAGCAGCAGAGTGCTCGCATCGTGAGCAGCACTAAACATCACG GCCTAGAGGTGAGCCGCTTCTGTTTTTCGGGAAGGGAGGATTTTGTGGAGAGTTTACTCGAAAATCAAGTTCAGCTCTTCTTGACCGCGGAACCAAAGGAAGCGGCGCAGGCTTTGCAAAAAG GTATTCTCTCAGCACTGTTGGGCCATCAAAGTTGGTCGAGCCCATCCGAGCAGCTTCGTGTATTGTTTTGCGACAAGGACGTCATCACAACAACACCAGCCAATCTCGCGCCAGCCACTCAG CGTTTCTGGTCCCAGTTGGGCGCAATGCGGGAACGTTTCGGTGTCTTGGACAGTCCCGTGAGTATTTTGGTGATGACAGCACACGGCGGACGCCAAAGGTTAGGCGACACATTGGTGACGCTTCGCTCCCATGGCGTGAATGCCGACGAAGCCCACTGCCTGGCCGGGGCCCCTCAGGGGCCGGTCTTGGACTTGCTGCGGCCTCATTTTCTGCTTGGTGACGGCGACCTGAAGTGA
- the LOC144215520 gene encoding D(4) dopamine receptor-like — MEMMDNATAVGSPPLAGGHNVAALLLGVLLIVVIIAGNALVCISVLTEKALKTTTNYFIVSLAVADLLLAVLVLPLFVYSEFQGGMWTLSTGVCDALMSMDVMLCTASIFNLCAISVDRFIAVLIPLNYNRKHVDLRQTVLLSATWVLALAVASPVMLGINNVEGRHPGECKLENADYVLYSSVCSFFIPCPIMLLLYCGMFRGLRRWEEARKAKLRRSIQACRKLREANAASLPAGLPPLLPPVIEREPAEEPDPTETTAFPPPSRVPAVSFAEMKFKPEPRRRSRAKINTRERKAMKVLPVVVGVFLLCWTPFFVLHTVRARCQACEIPPAVMSVATWLGYVNSALNPIIYTVFNTEFRRFFKNFLRRCCTFRCHAASAG; from the exons ATGGAGATGATGGACAACGCCACTGCCGTGGGCTCTCCTCCCCTTGCGGGTGGGCACAACGTGGCGGCGCTGCTTCTGGGCGTGCTGCTCATCGTGGTGATCATCGCTGGGAACGCGCTTGTATGCATCAGCGTGCTGACCGAGAAAGCCCTCAAGACCACCACTAACTACTTCATCGTGAGCCTGGCGGTGGCCGACTTACTGCTTGCAGTGCTCGTGCTGCCGCTTTTTGTCTATTCCGAG TTCCAGGGAGGCATGTGGACACTGAGCACCGGTGTGTGTGATGCCCTGATGAGCATGGACGTCATGCTGTGCACAGCCTCAATCTTCAACCTGTGTGCCATCAGCGTCGACAG GTTCATCGCGGTCCTCATCCCGCTCAACTACAACCGCAAGCACGTTGACTTGCGGCAGACTGTCTTGTTGTCGGCCACGTGGGTGCTGGCCCTGGCCGTGGCCTCTCCTGTCATGCTAGGCATCAACAACGTGGAGGGCCGCCATCCTGGCGAGTGCAAGCTGGAGAACGCAGACTACGTCCTCTACTCCTCCGTGTGCTCTTTTTTCATCCCGTGTCCCATCATGCTGCTGCTCTATTGCGGAATGTTCCGCGGACTGCGGCGCTGGGAGGAGGCGCGCAAGGCCAAGCTTCGCCGGAGCATCCAGGCTTGCCGCAAGCTCCGCGAGGCCAATGCCGCCTCCCTGCCTGCCGGCTTGCCGCCACTTTTGCCGCCCGTTATAGAGAGGGAGCCGGCGGAAGAACCGGACCCGACCGAGACCACCGCCTTCCCGCCCCCGAGCCGGGTGCCGGCAGTGAGCTTCGCCGAGATGAAGTTCAAACCGGAGCCAAGGCGGAGAAGTCGAGCTAAGATCAACACCCGAGAGAGGAAGGCCATGAAAGTGCTACCTGTGGTTGTAG GTGTGTTCTTATTGTGTTGGACGCCGTTCTTTGTGCTGCATACTGTGCGCGCTCGCTGCCAGGCGTGCGAGATACCGCCCGCTGTCATGAGTGTGGCGACCTGGCTCGGTTACGTCAACAGCGCACTCAATCCCATCATTTACACCGTCTTTAACACGGAGTTTCGACGCTTTTTCAAAAACTTTCTACGACGGTGCTGCACCTTCCGTTGCCACGCCGCATCAGCgggttag
- the LOC144215451 gene encoding deformed epidermal autoregulatory factor 1 homolog isoform X1 → MDETESATKALGLDEPPQRAGSDTESEAEVSTMSVIAAPVNIDMGAEAMPNADEAESAFSEVSTVAVEDVQATDDSVFTNPVDGVETLPEHVLSGRSNLELGEGLGSPKTTLMVVHAESDIVEDRLKSNATISTGLVTPPNLLTPPQDKERNSKYNWDPSVYNSELPVRCRNSSGILVKSRLGSGGKGRCIKHNQQWLTPTEFEGLAGRASSKDWKRSIRYAGRPLLCLIQDRILNPHAASCTCAACSDSMILDGDSMEEENITMNGPVRLFVPYKRRRKDTDPSPLSIKKETQASKNITLTPGTTFTVSPVGQITPSGTLTFERSPTGDAATIISDPSAQSEVYADTTVLTALPALALSPQAKMAVTSPSASLMGTLEVRPIVGPVAGATVAMGPPLLSESPKNTWLYLEEMANTLMSNVQNLKVLIEQAKRENKVHKECAVSQSFQNQITFQTSDDSQAKRSTDITEVILNMCENCGRLAQSECTGCRKVNYCSTFCQRKDWREHQNACFQSGGGGVIPEDEPMASVGMDKMK, encoded by the exons ATGGACGAAACGGAATCAGCCACGAAGGCGCTCGGGCTGGATGAACCGCCCCAGCGGGCGGGCTCGGATACCGAGTCGGAGGCCGAAGTCTCCACGATGTCTGTGATAGCAGCCCCGGTAAACATCGACATGGGAGCCGAAGCGATGCCGAACGCCGACGAGGCCGAGTCGGCTTTCTCAG AAGTGTCCACAGTAGCGGTGGAAGACGTTCAGGCTACAGACGACAGTGTTTTCACCAACCCGGTGGACGGAGTGGAAACCCTTCCAGAACACGTTTTG AGTGGAAGGAGCAATCTTGAGCTTGGTGAGGGTCTGGGTAGCCCGAAGACAACACTGATGGTTGTCCACGCTGAGTCGGATATTGTAGAAGACAGACTCAAGTCCAACGCTACCATCTCAACAG GACTGGTGACTCCACCCAACCTTCTGACTCCTCCACAGGACAAAGAGCGCAACTCAAAGTACAACTGGGATCCATCTGTTTACAACAGTGAGCTTCCAGTGCGATGCCGGAACTCCAGTGGCATCCTTGTCAAGAGCCGTCTTGGTTCAG GCGGTAAAGGTCGCTGCATCAAACACAATCAACAGTGGTTGACACCGACAGAGTTTGAGGGTCTGGCAGGTCGTGCCAGCAGCAAAGACTGGAAGAGGAGCATTCGATATGCAGGAAGGCCTTTGCTCTGCCTCATACAG GATCGCATCCTGAACCCTCACGCTGCCTCGTGCACATGTGCAGCCTGCTCTGACAGCATGATCTTG GATGGAGActccatggaagaagaaaatatcacaatg AACGGACCAGTACGTCTCTTTGTCCCATACAAGAGGAGGCGTAAAGACACAGATCCATCGCCCctttccatcaaaaaagaaACTCAGGCCAGCAAAAACATCACATTGACCCCAGGGACCACCT TTACAGTGTCACCCGTTGGTCAGATCACCCCGTCAGGCACGTTGACATTCGAACGCTCGCCCACTGGTGACGCGGCCACCATTATCTCAGACCCCTCTGCACAGAGCGAGGTGTACGCGGACACAACAG TGTTGACAGCCTTACCGGCATTGGCACTGTCTCCCCAGGCTAAGATGGCAGTGACATCCCCCtcag CCTCACTGATGGGTACGCTGGAGGTGAGGCCAATAGTGGGGCCAGTGGCCGGGGCAACCGTGGCAATGGGGCCTCCGCTCTTGAGTGAGAGCCCAAAGAACACCTGGCTGTACCTGGAGGAGATGGCTAATACCCTCATGAGTAATGTGCAAAATCTCAAAGTCCTGATCGAACAGGCCAAGAGGGAGAATAAAGTACACAAGGAA tgtGCTGTCAGTCAGTCCTTCCAGAACCAGATTACATtccagacgtcagatgattctcAAGCCAAACGGAGCACGGACATAACAGAGGTTATCCTTAAT ATGTGCGAGAATTGTGGCCGTTTAGCCCAGAGCGAGTGTACGGGTTGTCGTAAAGTCAACTACTGCTCAACTTTCTGTCAGAGGAAG GACTGGAGGGAGCATCAAAATGCCTGCTTTCAATCAGGAGGAGGCGGGGTTATCCCAGAGGATGAGCCAATGGCATCTGTTGGCAtggacaaaatgaaataa
- the LOC144215451 gene encoding deformed epidermal autoregulatory factor 1 homolog isoform X3, producing the protein MVVHAESDIVEDRLKSNATISTGLVTPPNLLTPPQDKERNSKYNWDPSVYNSELPVRCRNSSGILVKSRLGSGGKGRCIKHNQQWLTPTEFEGLAGRASSKDWKRSIRYAGRPLLCLIQDRILNPHAASCTCAACSDSMILDGDSMEEENITMNGPVRLFVPYKRRRKDTDPSPLSIKKETQASKNITLTPGTTFTVSPVGQITPSGTLTFERSPTGDAATIISDPSAQSEVYADTTVLTALPALALSPQAKMAVTSPSASLMGTLEVRPIVGPVAGATVAMGPPLLSESPKNTWLYLEEMANTLMSNVQNLKVLIEQAKRENKVHKECAVSQSFQNQITFQTSDDSQAKRSTDITEVILNMCENCGRLAQSECTGCRKVNYCSTFCQRKDWREHQNACFQSGGGGVIPEDEPMASVGMDKMK; encoded by the exons ATGGTTGTCCACGCTGAGTCGGATATTGTAGAAGACAGACTCAAGTCCAACGCTACCATCTCAACAG GACTGGTGACTCCACCCAACCTTCTGACTCCTCCACAGGACAAAGAGCGCAACTCAAAGTACAACTGGGATCCATCTGTTTACAACAGTGAGCTTCCAGTGCGATGCCGGAACTCCAGTGGCATCCTTGTCAAGAGCCGTCTTGGTTCAG GCGGTAAAGGTCGCTGCATCAAACACAATCAACAGTGGTTGACACCGACAGAGTTTGAGGGTCTGGCAGGTCGTGCCAGCAGCAAAGACTGGAAGAGGAGCATTCGATATGCAGGAAGGCCTTTGCTCTGCCTCATACAG GATCGCATCCTGAACCCTCACGCTGCCTCGTGCACATGTGCAGCCTGCTCTGACAGCATGATCTTG GATGGAGActccatggaagaagaaaatatcacaatg AACGGACCAGTACGTCTCTTTGTCCCATACAAGAGGAGGCGTAAAGACACAGATCCATCGCCCctttccatcaaaaaagaaACTCAGGCCAGCAAAAACATCACATTGACCCCAGGGACCACCT TTACAGTGTCACCCGTTGGTCAGATCACCCCGTCAGGCACGTTGACATTCGAACGCTCGCCCACTGGTGACGCGGCCACCATTATCTCAGACCCCTCTGCACAGAGCGAGGTGTACGCGGACACAACAG TGTTGACAGCCTTACCGGCATTGGCACTGTCTCCCCAGGCTAAGATGGCAGTGACATCCCCCtcag CCTCACTGATGGGTACGCTGGAGGTGAGGCCAATAGTGGGGCCAGTGGCCGGGGCAACCGTGGCAATGGGGCCTCCGCTCTTGAGTGAGAGCCCAAAGAACACCTGGCTGTACCTGGAGGAGATGGCTAATACCCTCATGAGTAATGTGCAAAATCTCAAAGTCCTGATCGAACAGGCCAAGAGGGAGAATAAAGTACACAAGGAA tgtGCTGTCAGTCAGTCCTTCCAGAACCAGATTACATtccagacgtcagatgattctcAAGCCAAACGGAGCACGGACATAACAGAGGTTATCCTTAAT ATGTGCGAGAATTGTGGCCGTTTAGCCCAGAGCGAGTGTACGGGTTGTCGTAAAGTCAACTACTGCTCAACTTTCTGTCAGAGGAAG GACTGGAGGGAGCATCAAAATGCCTGCTTTCAATCAGGAGGAGGCGGGGTTATCCCAGAGGATGAGCCAATGGCATCTGTTGGCAtggacaaaatgaaataa
- the LOC144215451 gene encoding deformed epidermal autoregulatory factor 1 homolog isoform X2, whose amino-acid sequence MDETESATKALGLDEPPQRAGSDTESEAEVSTMSVIAAPVNIDMGAEAMPNADEAESAFSEVSTVAVEDVQATDDSVFTNPVDGVETLPEHVLDKERNSKYNWDPSVYNSELPVRCRNSSGILVKSRLGSGGKGRCIKHNQQWLTPTEFEGLAGRASSKDWKRSIRYAGRPLLCLIQDRILNPHAASCTCAACSDSMILDGDSMEEENITMNGPVRLFVPYKRRRKDTDPSPLSIKKETQASKNITLTPGTTFTVSPVGQITPSGTLTFERSPTGDAATIISDPSAQSEVYADTTVLTALPALALSPQAKMAVTSPSASLMGTLEVRPIVGPVAGATVAMGPPLLSESPKNTWLYLEEMANTLMSNVQNLKVLIEQAKRENKVHKECAVSQSFQNQITFQTSDDSQAKRSTDITEVILNMCENCGRLAQSECTGCRKVNYCSTFCQRKDWREHQNACFQSGGGGVIPEDEPMASVGMDKMK is encoded by the exons ATGGACGAAACGGAATCAGCCACGAAGGCGCTCGGGCTGGATGAACCGCCCCAGCGGGCGGGCTCGGATACCGAGTCGGAGGCCGAAGTCTCCACGATGTCTGTGATAGCAGCCCCGGTAAACATCGACATGGGAGCCGAAGCGATGCCGAACGCCGACGAGGCCGAGTCGGCTTTCTCAG AAGTGTCCACAGTAGCGGTGGAAGACGTTCAGGCTACAGACGACAGTGTTTTCACCAACCCGGTGGACGGAGTGGAAACCCTTCCAGAACACGTTTTG GACAAAGAGCGCAACTCAAAGTACAACTGGGATCCATCTGTTTACAACAGTGAGCTTCCAGTGCGATGCCGGAACTCCAGTGGCATCCTTGTCAAGAGCCGTCTTGGTTCAG GCGGTAAAGGTCGCTGCATCAAACACAATCAACAGTGGTTGACACCGACAGAGTTTGAGGGTCTGGCAGGTCGTGCCAGCAGCAAAGACTGGAAGAGGAGCATTCGATATGCAGGAAGGCCTTTGCTCTGCCTCATACAG GATCGCATCCTGAACCCTCACGCTGCCTCGTGCACATGTGCAGCCTGCTCTGACAGCATGATCTTG GATGGAGActccatggaagaagaaaatatcacaatg AACGGACCAGTACGTCTCTTTGTCCCATACAAGAGGAGGCGTAAAGACACAGATCCATCGCCCctttccatcaaaaaagaaACTCAGGCCAGCAAAAACATCACATTGACCCCAGGGACCACCT TTACAGTGTCACCCGTTGGTCAGATCACCCCGTCAGGCACGTTGACATTCGAACGCTCGCCCACTGGTGACGCGGCCACCATTATCTCAGACCCCTCTGCACAGAGCGAGGTGTACGCGGACACAACAG TGTTGACAGCCTTACCGGCATTGGCACTGTCTCCCCAGGCTAAGATGGCAGTGACATCCCCCtcag CCTCACTGATGGGTACGCTGGAGGTGAGGCCAATAGTGGGGCCAGTGGCCGGGGCAACCGTGGCAATGGGGCCTCCGCTCTTGAGTGAGAGCCCAAAGAACACCTGGCTGTACCTGGAGGAGATGGCTAATACCCTCATGAGTAATGTGCAAAATCTCAAAGTCCTGATCGAACAGGCCAAGAGGGAGAATAAAGTACACAAGGAA tgtGCTGTCAGTCAGTCCTTCCAGAACCAGATTACATtccagacgtcagatgattctcAAGCCAAACGGAGCACGGACATAACAGAGGTTATCCTTAAT ATGTGCGAGAATTGTGGCCGTTTAGCCCAGAGCGAGTGTACGGGTTGTCGTAAAGTCAACTACTGCTCAACTTTCTGTCAGAGGAAG GACTGGAGGGAGCATCAAAATGCCTGCTTTCAATCAGGAGGAGGCGGGGTTATCCCAGAGGATGAGCCAATGGCATCTGTTGGCAtggacaaaatgaaataa
- the LOC144215452 gene encoding BET1-like protein isoform X2, translating to MAVDWNRGHGSVEDMLDADNKRLADSLVTKVSRLKSLAYDIDREAEDQNDYLDNMDSNFLSTSGLLGGTVKRFYNTIRSGRDNRRIMCFIAIGMIVIFFLIYYTYTRMRR from the exons ATGGCGGTAGACTGGAACCGAG GGCATGGCTCCGTGGAGGACATGCTGGACGCTGATAACAAGCGCCTGGCTGACAGTTTGGTCACAAAAGTGTCCCGACTCAAATCT CTGGCATACGACATTGACAGAGAGGCCGAAGATCAGAACGACTATTTGGACAACATG GACTCCAATTTCCTTAGCACTTCGGGCCTGCTGGGCGGCACCGTGAAACGCTTCTACAACACGATACGCTCAGGACGTGACAATCGGCGCATCATGTGCTTTATTGCCATCGGCATGATTGTCATCTTCTTCCTGATCTATTACACCTATACAAGAATGCGCCGCTGA
- the LOC144215452 gene encoding BET1-like protein isoform X1 codes for MRALTIYEFFLIKTYDRRFMCCVSYNERFCHRGCNVLFLLGHGSVEDMLDADNKRLADSLVTKVSRLKSLAYDIDREAEDQNDYLDNMDSNFLSTSGLLGGTVKRFYNTIRSGRDNRRIMCFIAIGMIVIFFLIYYTYTRMRR; via the exons ATGCGTGCTTTGACCAtctatgaattttttttaattaaaacatatGATAGGCGTTTTATGTGCTGTGTATCATACAATGAACGCTTTTGTCACAGAGGGTGTAACGTGCTTTTTCTGCTAGGGCATGGCTCCGTGGAGGACATGCTGGACGCTGATAACAAGCGCCTGGCTGACAGTTTGGTCACAAAAGTGTCCCGACTCAAATCT CTGGCATACGACATTGACAGAGAGGCCGAAGATCAGAACGACTATTTGGACAACATG GACTCCAATTTCCTTAGCACTTCGGGCCTGCTGGGCGGCACCGTGAAACGCTTCTACAACACGATACGCTCAGGACGTGACAATCGGCGCATCATGTGCTTTATTGCCATCGGCATGATTGTCATCTTCTTCCTGATCTATTACACCTATACAAGAATGCGCCGCTGA